The Shewanella sp. MTB7 genome includes a window with the following:
- the rsmF gene encoding 16S rRNA (cytosine(1407)-C(5))-methyltransferase RsmF: MVQLNQDFINSIAKDMPSHLTMDDFISYSSQPLRPSIRINTLKIAAKDFVDLMKPKGWTLDPIPWCSDGFWVALDSEIQLGNTIEHIQGLFYIQEASSMLPPTALFDDLDDTVEYTILDMASAPGSKTTQMAALMRNSGLLIANEYSSSRVKVLHANVLRMGVSNTALTHFDARVFGEYLYNQFDAILLDAPCSGEGTIRKDPQALKNWSQAENASIIDTQKALIESAFLALKTGGCLVYSTCALSRAENQEVCEHLKSCFPDAVEFQSLHQLFPDADKSCTSEGFLHVWPQIYDSEGFFIAKIRKISDVERQKPIPKQQKNFPFVPANTKVKAELQHYFKHTFNITLPHDGLIMVRELEYWLFPAKMANLIGKMRFQRIGIKLADGLKKGFKVRHEAIMALSNKHTSFELNAAQATEYLMGRDIPLQDGGQPQGEVILTYHACALGVAKHLGKRLKNNLPRELVRDRIANSQANIVL, from the coding sequence ATGGTTCAATTAAATCAAGATTTTATCAATAGCATTGCTAAAGATATGCCCTCTCATCTGACTATGGATGATTTTATCAGCTACAGTAGTCAACCTCTTCGCCCCTCTATTCGTATTAATACGTTAAAGATCGCTGCTAAAGATTTTGTCGATTTGATGAAACCTAAGGGGTGGACACTCGATCCTATCCCTTGGTGCAGTGACGGTTTTTGGGTTGCCTTAGATAGCGAAATACAACTGGGTAACACCATTGAACATATCCAAGGACTATTTTATATTCAAGAAGCCAGCTCCATGCTGCCACCCACAGCTCTGTTTGATGATCTTGATGACACTGTCGAGTACACCATACTTGATATGGCTTCCGCGCCAGGATCGAAAACGACACAAATGGCCGCTTTAATGAGAAATTCAGGACTGCTTATTGCTAACGAATACTCTTCAAGTAGAGTAAAAGTGCTTCATGCAAACGTACTGCGCATGGGCGTGTCTAATACCGCTCTGACTCATTTCGATGCACGCGTGTTTGGTGAGTATCTTTATAATCAATTTGATGCAATCTTACTCGATGCACCTTGTAGCGGTGAAGGTACCATACGAAAAGATCCTCAGGCGTTAAAAAACTGGAGCCAAGCAGAAAATGCCTCCATTATCGACACACAAAAAGCATTAATTGAGTCTGCATTTCTTGCGCTTAAGACAGGTGGTTGTTTAGTCTATTCAACCTGTGCACTGAGTCGGGCAGAAAACCAAGAGGTGTGTGAACACCTAAAGTCGTGTTTTCCTGATGCTGTGGAGTTCCAATCCTTACATCAGCTATTTCCTGACGCTGATAAATCCTGCACCTCAGAAGGGTTCTTGCATGTTTGGCCACAAATTTATGATAGCGAAGGGTTCTTTATCGCCAAGATCCGTAAAATTAGCGATGTTGAACGCCAGAAGCCCATCCCCAAACAGCAGAAAAACTTTCCATTTGTTCCAGCCAACACCAAAGTAAAAGCTGAACTACAACACTATTTCAAACACACTTTCAATATTACCCTTCCCCATGATGGGTTAATCATGGTTCGTGAGCTGGAATATTGGTTATTTCCAGCCAAGATGGCAAACCTCATTGGAAAAATGCGCTTTCAACGTATCGGAATAAAATTAGCTGATGGGTTAAAAAAAGGCTTTAAGGTACGCCATGAAGCGATTATGGCTTTATCTAACAAGCATACATCTTTTGAATTAAATGCAGCGCAAGCCACTGAGTATCTGATGGGACGGGATATTCCGCTTCAAGATGGCGGTCAACCTCAAGGCGAGGTCATTCTGACCTACCATGCTTGTGCACTTGGTGTTGCTAAACACTTAGGCAAGCGTTTAAAGAACAACCTTCCTAGAGAATTGGTGCGTGACAGAATCGCCAACTCACAAGCAAATATAGTTCTTTGA
- a CDS encoding nucleoside recognition domain-containing protein encodes MLNRVWLFFFVTAMFAIVIQLLNGHVEVLSTSVKALFDSSKLAAEIALGLIGVLSLWMGLMRVGEKAGVVGFFAKLFEPLLSRLMPDVPRGHPAYGSVTMNLTANILGLDNAATPLGLKAMQDLQSLNPDKAVATNAQILFLVLNTSSVTLVPVTVFLYRAQQGAAAPADIFLPILLATTASTLAGVTIVSLFQRISLFNTVVLGYGALIFGSITALVFYLGTLSISAIGTLSTTMGNGILLLLVFSFILVAGLRKVAVYDEFIVGAKEGFAQSIKLIPYLLAMLLAIALLRASGALDYLLHLISLIVSVLGGDTRFVDALPTAIMKPFSGSGARGMMLETMEHHGVDSFAGRLAAIFQGSTETTFYVLAVYFGAVGIKNGRHALVCGLSADLAGIIAAIFVCYYFYG; translated from the coding sequence GTGTTAAATCGGGTGTGGTTATTTTTCTTTGTGACAGCGATGTTTGCTATTGTTATTCAACTTCTCAATGGCCATGTTGAGGTGTTATCAACATCAGTGAAGGCGTTGTTTGATAGTTCAAAACTTGCCGCGGAAATCGCATTGGGTTTAATCGGTGTACTGTCATTGTGGATGGGGCTGATGCGGGTTGGTGAGAAAGCTGGTGTCGTCGGTTTTTTTGCAAAATTGTTTGAACCTCTGTTGTCTAGACTAATGCCTGATGTGCCTAGAGGCCATCCCGCTTATGGCAGTGTCACTATGAACTTAACTGCTAACATTCTCGGGCTAGATAATGCAGCCACTCCTCTTGGGTTAAAAGCGATGCAAGATCTGCAAAGCCTAAATCCAGACAAAGCTGTTGCTACTAATGCTCAAATTCTATTTTTAGTGCTGAACACCTCATCGGTCACACTCGTTCCCGTAACAGTATTTCTTTATCGTGCTCAACAAGGCGCAGCGGCGCCGGCTGATATTTTTTTACCAATACTGTTGGCGACAACAGCTTCCACTTTAGCTGGAGTAACAATCGTGTCGCTATTTCAGCGTATCTCATTGTTTAATACTGTGGTACTAGGTTATGGCGCGTTGATATTTGGTTCTATAACGGCTTTAGTTTTTTATCTAGGAACCTTAAGCATATCGGCAATAGGCACTTTGTCGACAACGATGGGCAATGGAATATTACTGCTGTTGGTGTTCAGTTTTATACTAGTGGCAGGCTTACGAAAAGTCGCTGTGTATGATGAGTTTATTGTGGGCGCGAAAGAGGGCTTTGCTCAATCGATAAAGCTTATCCCATATCTGCTTGCTATGCTATTGGCCATCGCATTACTGCGTGCTTCGGGGGCGTTAGATTATCTCTTGCATCTTATCTCTTTGATTGTTTCTGTGCTTGGAGGAGACACGCGTTTTGTTGATGCTTTGCCAACAGCGATAATGAAACCTTTTAGTGGCTCTGGAGCTAGAGGTATGATGTTAGAAACCATGGAGCACCATGGTGTTGATTCATTTGCTGGGCGTTTAGCGGCCATTTTTCAGGGGAGTACAGAAACTACATTTTATGTTCTGGCAGTTTATTTCGGAGCTGTGGGCATTAAGAATGGACGGCATGCGTTAGTTTGCGGCTTATCAGCTGATTTAGCGGGGATTATCGCGGCTATTTTTGTTTGCTACTATTTTTATGGGTAA
- a CDS encoding diacylglycerol kinase: MKPENNHGIKRVFRATGFSMKGLKSAWIHEAAFRQELVLAFLMLPIALFVDISTVERLLLILTLFIVLIVELLNSAVEAVVDRVGDEIHVLSGQAKDIASAAVFMSLALCVITWAVVLGTRYL; the protein is encoded by the coding sequence ATGAAACCTGAAAATAATCACGGTATTAAACGCGTATTTAGAGCGACGGGCTTCTCAATGAAAGGGCTTAAATCCGCCTGGATACATGAAGCAGCATTTAGACAAGAGCTAGTACTGGCATTTTTAATGCTGCCTATCGCTCTTTTTGTTGATATTAGTACTGTAGAGCGCTTGCTATTGATATTAACCCTGTTCATCGTTTTAATTGTTGAGCTGTTAAATTCAGCTGTTGAGGCTGTTGTAGACAGAGTTGGCGATGAGATTCATGTGCTAAGCGGACAAGCCAAAGATATTGCATCGGCGGCCGTTTTTATGAGCCTTGCTCTGTGCGTCATTACGTGGGCTGTAGTGCTCGGGACGCGCTATCTTTAA
- a CDS encoding DNA ligase, translated as MKKHFYQLFVILLFPLMIFPTLAGIQLDEIAKYQDPLHSAAKPVKHRIQLATNAKIEGDINDYLVSEKLDGVRGYWDGEQLFTRGDNAISAPKWFTQGFPDYPLEGELWMGRGTFEQMSGLVRRKIAVDNDWRTVKFMVFDLPESSLSFGLRYQHFVKTLANKSAYLSVIEQKHVTTLDELDTWLARVVNQGGEGLMLHHQTSLYIAGRNKDLIKLKPFFDAEATVISHIQGKGQFEGILGSILVETPAGIRFKIGTGFTLEERRNPPEVGVMVTYKYSGLTQKGTPRFASFLRVRLKE; from the coding sequence ATGAAAAAGCATTTTTATCAGTTATTTGTAATTCTATTATTTCCCCTGATGATATTTCCAACACTAGCAGGCATCCAATTAGATGAAATAGCTAAGTATCAAGATCCGTTGCACTCAGCAGCTAAGCCTGTAAAACATCGGATACAACTCGCGACGAATGCCAAAATAGAGGGGGATATAAATGACTATCTTGTGAGTGAAAAGCTTGATGGTGTCAGAGGGTACTGGGATGGAGAGCAGCTGTTTACTCGTGGGGACAACGCCATTTCAGCCCCAAAATGGTTTACCCAAGGTTTCCCTGACTACCCGTTAGAAGGTGAGTTATGGATGGGGAGAGGGACCTTTGAGCAGATGTCTGGCTTAGTTAGGCGGAAAATTGCGGTGGATAATGACTGGAGAACGGTTAAGTTTATGGTGTTTGATCTCCCTGAAAGTTCATTATCTTTTGGACTTCGATATCAACATTTTGTTAAAACATTAGCCAATAAATCGGCCTACTTGTCTGTTATTGAACAGAAGCACGTCACCACTTTAGATGAATTAGATACCTGGTTGGCACGCGTCGTTAATCAAGGCGGAGAGGGGCTTATGCTGCATCATCAAACTTCGCTCTATATTGCAGGTCGTAATAAAGATTTAATCAAACTTAAGCCATTTTTTGATGCCGAAGCAACAGTGATTAGTCATATACAGGGGAAGGGGCAATTTGAGGGCATACTTGGCTCAATACTGGTTGAAACTCCAGCAGGGATCCGCTTTAAGATTGGTACGGGTTTTACGTTAGAAGAGCGTCGAAATCCACCTGAGGTGGGGGTTATGGTGACGTATAAATATTCTGGATTAACCCAGAAGGGAACCCCTAGATTTGCCAGCTTTTTGCGGGTAAGGTTGAAAGAGTAA
- the ylqF gene encoding ribosome biogenesis GTPase YlqF, with protein sequence MAIQWYPGHMHKARKEIEEVMPQVDLVIEVLDARIPYSSENPVISILRGDKPCIKLLNKSDLADPEVTQRWIEYLEREQGVKAMAITTLQAGQVRKIPELCRKFVPSRDKMEKDIRTMIMGIPNVGKSTIINTLAGRTIAKTGNEPAVTKVQQRINLRNGIVLSDTPGILWPKVDNDKSSYRLAVTGAIKDTAMEYEDVAMFAAEYFLHAYPEAIAERYKLKELPKTDIELLEAIGRSRGALRPGGRIDLHKVSELILHEFRSGKMGQLSLETPEMAEIEKAEVAILKAKKEAIQLAKDEAEMLKRSGKRHK encoded by the coding sequence ATGGCAATTCAGTGGTACCCAGGACATATGCATAAGGCACGTAAAGAGATCGAAGAGGTAATGCCTCAAGTCGATCTGGTTATTGAAGTGCTGGATGCAAGGATCCCTTATAGTAGTGAAAACCCTGTCATATCGATATTACGTGGTGATAAACCCTGTATCAAACTGTTGAATAAATCAGATCTTGCCGATCCTGAAGTTACTCAGCGTTGGATTGAATACTTAGAGCGTGAGCAAGGGGTAAAGGCAATGGCCATCACCACCTTACAAGCCGGTCAAGTTAGAAAAATTCCTGAACTTTGTCGTAAGTTTGTGCCAAGCCGAGACAAGATGGAAAAAGATATCCGTACCATGATAATGGGGATCCCTAACGTAGGTAAATCCACCATCATCAATACGCTAGCAGGTAGAACCATAGCGAAAACAGGTAACGAGCCTGCTGTCACTAAAGTTCAGCAGCGCATAAACCTTAGAAATGGCATTGTACTCTCTGACACGCCTGGCATTTTATGGCCGAAGGTCGATAATGACAAAAGTAGCTATCGCTTAGCGGTCACGGGCGCAATTAAAGATACGGCAATGGAATATGAAGATGTCGCCATGTTTGCTGCTGAGTATTTTCTTCACGCATATCCCGAAGCAATAGCTGAGCGCTACAAGTTAAAAGAGCTTCCTAAAACAGATATTGAACTTTTAGAAGCTATAGGTCGTAGTCGAGGCGCCCTGCGTCCAGGCGGACGTATTGACCTACACAAAGTATCAGAGCTCATACTTCATGAGTTCCGCTCAGGAAAAATGGGGCAACTGTCTTTAGAAACACCTGAGATGGCAGAGATTGAAAAAGCCGAAGTGGCGATCTTAAAAGCGAAAAAAGAGGCGATACAACTCGCTAAAGATGAAGCAGAAATGCTCAAACGTTCGGGTAAACGACATAAGTAA